The genomic interval GCTAGGAAACTAAGTATCGCATTAGAGACACCCAGCTATAAATCTTTTCTGTATGTAATTCTAGTTTTTGAATATCGTAGGCATATCCAATATATACAGCCTCAACTTGCTGTAACATCAACtgctttaaatttaaaacatgatCTTGTATTACATAACAAACTCTGGCAGACAACACGTACGCACGTATGTCGCTGTGCTTCAAATGATACTATCTTCAGGAGAAGATGATGCATGCACTGCCATGTGAAGTTTTAGAATCCTCCTCTAATGATTACACAATGCCATATCCTGAATGGTTTGCATGCAGGAAAAGGCATCTGAGCTTAAGTTgccctttttttattgtaactAAAGCAAgcttttgaaaatgtaaaaaatttacaaacaattttttgggtttttctttatttttttttaaattttatttttatttctatgtaAGTTGTCCCAGATGCACTTCTTACTTTTGTGTATGATTTGCACCTATttcatcaaagttttttcattcaAAGCTTTGCCCTAAGAAGAGTAGTCAGGTATTCTAGATCCCTTGCTGAACTGTTTTTTGCCCATGGCTGTGAGCctctgtttgttttgacatttgaTGAGAACATGTTATAAATGTGTTATGAAACATATCCACATGTACTGATTCTTATTACATTTGTCTCAGCTGTGCAATGTGAAAGAAAACCACTTATAAAGTCTGTAGAGGACAGTAGTGGGGAAAACCACACAAGAAGTGCAAGTTTGTCTCCTACAAATCAATCAATGCATTCAGTTTTTCTGGAAAAAACAGAATCACCATGTTTTACACCAAACAGCCCATTGGCCTCATCACCAGTGAATGGCACACCTCAAATGTCTCTGTCTCAATTCCTCTCATCAGATCAGAATGACTGCATTCTAAATCCTGAACATCTTCAATTTAAATTGAATCCTCCAACATTGGGTGTTTCTACATTATCTATGGAGTATGTTTATGAAATAGCCACTCGTCTCCTATTCCTGACAGTCGATTGGGCACGTAGCATACAAGCCTTTCGTAGTCTTGATAATAATGATCAACTTGTGTTACTACAAAGCACTTGGTCAGATCTTTTTATGCTGGGTGTTGCACAGTGTTCAAGTTCTTTTCCCTTGTCACCATTATTGACACTTGCTGCTTCACACATGGAACAAAGTGAAGGAGGTGGAGATCGAAAATCTCCTGTGCAAACTAAAGAACCAAACATGGTTGAGAAGATTATGAGTGTAAAGGACCTCTTGTTTAGTCTTGAAAAGCTTGAGTTGGATTCTGTGGAGTATGCATTCCTGAAGACAATAGTACTTTTCAATGCAGGTATGCCAAATACTTCTAACTTCATCAAAGTATAAATGTGATCGTAACAAAAGTCATACCAAACAACAAAACTGGAGAGCCTCACTGTGTTGTGTAGTTTGTGTCTCAATCACTGAATCTTAATAAGACACATGTCATGCCAGATTCTTCCTACATGACTTATAACACTAGTCTCCATGTGGAATTTGCTCATGTATTGCTGTAATGAATGATTTGCCATTTTGAGTGTTACTTGGTTTTAGAATCTGAGAAGTAAAGAAAGCGTAACGCAATATGTGGAAATCTGCGGGCTGAGATCAAGAGTATATCATGTTATTTTCCCGTTAGTTCAGGTCTTTGGAGACGATAATTGCAATCAAGTGaacaattttctatttcttgagTAGATTGAATTATTGATAGTTTATTTAATTTCCTATCCCTTTGATTAGTTTGATTTGATTATCTTATCTCTAAGTCAATCTAATGCAAATGTTCTCTTTGTCTCCTTCACAGACTGTTCAAGTTTAAAAAATCCTAAACAAGTTGAAAGACTTCAAGAAAAGGCTCATTGCGCCCTTAAACTTTATGTTGAAAAACAGCGCCCAAGCAATCCTGAACGGTTTGCAAAGATACTTTTACGGCTGCCAGCTACTCGGGTTCTCACGCAGCGAGCTGCAGAGGAATTGTTCTTCTCGCCGTTGATTGGAACGGTCAGAATCGAGAGTATAATGAACAATATCATCTCAAACTCTTTGACGTTTTAACATTAGATTCGTTCGCCAATATTATacataaaattttgaatttcacaTTACTATTTCTCAAATACGCTACCTTAAATAGGGCTGTTCCATGACAGACCCTGGATGCTACAGGCGACAAACAGTTGCCTTTTGTCTTTTggtataaatttaattttatgagAGCTTCTAAGTGCCGGGCACCTCGGATTTCTGGTTTTAGAGTCTTCTCGTTTCCGTTGATTGATTCTTCTGAAGGGTATAGCTTTGTGAACTTAGGCGCGTTCCTATTTGATGTTCTTTCTAAAGGAAGGTAAGTCGCTTCGCTTAGGGAAATTTTGCATACTAGTTATAGACAACAAAAAACAGTGGCTCAACAAACCGAAACAGAAATCCTGGAGGGATATGGATTACTGGCAGATGCATGCAAAATTTTTGGAATTGATGTTGACTTGTGTGAAAGTGTCACCGATCGTCCCTTCTTCTGGTGCTCGTAAGTTGTCTTTGTCACCGAAACTGTTGCCTCTAGAGGGTAAGCGCTaatcctgaaaaaaacaaaacagaaaacaagacGAAGAAAATCAAAAACGAAGGGTGGATTATGTCGTACTTCTTGTTTCTTCAATGCACTTTTTCAAGCCCTTTAGATTCTTTTCTACAGCGCTCTTGCAACATTCTTTGTTAAGAATTTTGAAGTGCTAAATGAACGTGTTAGGGTCTATAGAACGATGGTTCTTTATGTATATATTGTGTACCTGAGTCGATTTCGAGTTCACATGGGAACGTTTAATGAGAGAGAGATTACTTTTTGGCAAACTCCCGATCACATCCCAGATGAGGGTGATTTTCGAGCttaattttcaatcaaaattgaaattaagaAAATCGGAAAGAACTATCATCGACGGTAAATTACagtttggttttcaattttgcaattCATTGCCTAATTGGCCCAATTAAGCccaatatttaatatttaaatatatGGAAGTAGCTAGTTACTATCGACGTCATAATGAGCTAAAACCCAAATCAGTCTCTATCTTTTCTTTCGGCCGAAAGAAATAGGTAGGCATAATCATATTAAGAAAAATTCAGACAAAGCTTTATTTATTATGTTTAGGATCGtgagaataattttaaatttaagtacAATGAAATACCCGGTGCGTTGCGATATTCTTAATCACGTATTTCCTTTAGAAATGAATCGGCTTTTGTCTCCTGCCGGGGCAACTCCTTAACTCCGTTTAGCTGGGTTTTAGTGGATTACAGTGTCATTTGAGAATCTTATAAGTCATAGCCCCCTCTTTAGAAgacatgggaaaaaaaaagagtagaGCAAAATAATGATATTCCGCTTAATTAAGAGTTGTACAGCTTGGTATTACTGATAgagtagtaaaaaaaaaaataattctgttattataatttttatatatttattcaatATATCAGATGAATTTAGTCAGCTATATATATTGTGGATGCCTTATAAAAAGTGTAGTTTCCGAAATCCAACGCTGTAAAATGTtgtttctaaaatattttaagttaAGAAAATAAGACGTTGTGTTCCAATTTAAAAGCATAAAAGCATTTCCCCACATTTTTAAACTTGAAACAGTTCGATGTAATTAGTTATCAGTTAAACGCCGAAAGCGTGATGTCATGTGTGCGACATAACCTCTGTAGTTCTTAAATGTCTTAATATTCTGTTCTAagttgaagaaatattttttgtaggTCCACCTAATCTCGGAGTCGATATTTAGAGAGGATCGAAAGTTTTCTAAGTTTTCTTCCAGAGAGTAAGAATTCACGATTACTCCTATTGCTTACAGTTAACTGATGACGCCACGGTTCAGTGTTAACTGTAAGAACTACAGACTATTAAAAATATTGGCTGAATGACTTGCTTTTCGTGTGTGAAATCgttcttcctcttttttttcgtGCTATGGCCCAGTAGGTATACTTTGGGTATCCATTACGTCTAGACAATGATCACATGTAATCAGGAAAGTCAGAATTCCAAGCTATCGAAAAACCGCAAAACTGACAAAATTTCCATCACAAATGAAACGCCGCACTGAAAATCGcacaaaaagtgaaaagacCCAGAGATTGGACGGTAAAACAGCTTTCTTCATTGACAATCAGTCATTAAAACCGAAAATGTTGGTGAAACCCGGTTTCGAAATGGCCAAAACCAAATGATGCCCAATTTCTGCTCATCTAACAGTATGCAACTCGAAGCGAAACGGAAGGACACAATTAAACGAAACCCAACCCACATCCGCATTCCTCTTTACCTGTATTATATTCAGTCGCTCAACCGTTTTTATCGCTTCAGTTttggcttatactattttgcgaaacgaaacgaaacgaaacgaaatcgggtcagatgaaataaaacaaaacgaataatgcagatatattttctaataaggtaaagataactttcacaaggattttggagtaatcgttcattaacaagaaggatttttattcatttcgcaaaatagtaattttagcagagttactattttgcgaaatggactattttcaccctgcggtgacaacatgacctctttcatgtcgcgaaaatacatttaaacattacaaattagtatgaacgaagattttggcctcctcttatttcttaaaccgtatcaaaatatatttcgccaaatagtaattttaggagagttactattttgcgaaatggactattttcacccctgcggtgacaacgtgacctctttcacgtcacaaaaatacatttaaacattacaaattagtatatcaccgaagattttggcctcctctcatttcttaaaccgtattaaaatatatttcgcaaaatattaattttaggagagttactattttgcgaaatggactattttcaccctgcggtgacaacgtgacctctttcacgtcacgaaaatacatttaaacattacaaattagtatatcaccgaacattttggcctcctctcatttcttaaaccgtattaaaatatatttcgcaaaatagtaattttaggagagttgctattttgcgaaatggactattttcacccctgcggtgacaacgtgacctctttcatgtcacaaaaatacatttaaacattacaaattagtatatcaccgaacatcttggcttcctcttatttcttaaaccgtttcaaaatttatttcgcaaaatagtaattttaggagagttattattttgcgaaatggactatttttaCCCCTcaataactttcttttcgggtcacaaaaatacgcttaaacatttttttcggtCACCTCCTCTTTCTCTATCCAGATATAATTAATTTCTCAAAGTagtaatgtcagaaaaattactGTTTTGCGGAATAGCTAGGCTATTTTCACTCAGCGGTAACGATGTTTTTATTCTCGTGTCATACAATAGGTTTTCGGTAAGTTTCAATTTAAAGCACTATCAAATCTCAAAAGGTCTAAGCTATCTTCACCTATATAAACGTCTTCTAAGTTTATTTCGCGAGGCagtaattttggaagaattactgttttgcaaaatggaccataaatgatttaaatgccGCCTGAGAAAACTGACTCGTGACAGATTGGGTTTACAGGTCTCACCTTTCCTTGTACGTAAGTGTTTTAATTAGCTGTGGTCTGTACTTCTTCACTGCCAAGCAACAAGGcagtgttttcctttcctcGGCTTCAAATGATTAAGTAAGAGCCAATTAATAACTCCATCTCAATAAACATGCAACAAGAGGTTTGGGCTAACAGGTTCATTTAATCAAAATCGACAACTGTGTAGTACCGTATTGCGTGACGCCGAAATCAAGTCAAGAGAGCCCCGCTGAAGGCCCAAACCGAGGTTGTGTCCAATTAATGACATGGGAGGGAGCGGAAAGTAAGAggtaaaagctgtttttacTAGCGACAGAGCTATTCTAGGGGGAAGTTGGCATGTTCTCCTGAGAGATTTGAAAAACCCCATTTCGTGCGTTTTGAAGGGTGTGCACTGTTTCGGTGCAAAaccaacatgacagttttcTAGTGGCGGCTAAACATGTTTAGACTCTCCGTctcgtatagagaacagaagcATATCCATGCCGAAATAGTCGTCCAGCAGTTTTATAATCGCAAGTAATACAGTtactttgcttcaaaattttcaataaaaataatatacatggaaaagttacgcgcttctgattacACCCCCGTCACACACCTCTTCCTTACGAGCAAGAGATCATGTTTCGCATTTGCGCAAGTTCCACGTGCGGCAAGAAGTTTGCTTTGTGCTCGCTTTGTGTGCTGCTAAATCAGGCAAGATTatggcttttaaatttcctgttcttAAGCCCAAGACCATCGACTGTTCAGGTCTTCCAGTTCATGATTTCAAGTGTTTGacaaacaaggaaatcattGGTAAGGGCGCTTATGGTGCTGTGTTCACTGCTAACTGGCAGACTGTTCCTGATGCGGGTGGGAAATCGGCCGCTGCGGAGAAAGTCGTCGTTAAGAAATTGCTCGGCGAAGACATATTGGATAAGAAAACGTTTGTAAAGGGAGCAAAAATCATTCAAGAGTTGAAACATCCAAACATTGTGATGTTCAAGGGAATCTGCAACAATCCCTTCGCCCTTATTCTCGAGTTCCCGCCCGCCGAGTGTAAAtaatccatttcgcaaaataaacatttttcggaATTACTACATTCAATTAGTTTAGAAATTACTACATTAAAGAGGAGGTGACCAAGATCTTTGAGAATATACCtaaatgtaatgtttaaatgtattttcgtgacatgaaagaggtcacgcAAAATAgcaactctcctaaaattactattttgcgaaatatattttaatacggtttaagaaatgagaggaggccaaaatgttcggtgatatgctaatttgtaatgtttaaatgtattttcgtgacgtgaaagaggtcacgttgtcaccgcagggtgaaaatagtccatttcgcaaaatagtaactctcctaaaattactattttgcgaaatacattttaatacggtttaagaaataagaagagGCCAATATCTTCgttgatatactaatttttaatgtttaaatgtatttttatgaCATAAAAGAGGTTACGTTAGTCACCGCTGggtaaaaattgtgtttttcgcaaaatagtaactctcctaaaattactattttgcgaaatacattttaatacggtttaagaaataagaggaggccaaaatcttcggtgatatactaatttgtaatgtttaaatgtatttctgTGACAtggaagaggtcacgttgtcaccgcagagtgaaaaattccatttcgcaaaatagtaacgctcctaaaattactattttgcgaaatgaatagaaatccttcttgttaatgaacgattactccaaattccttgtgaaagttttctttaccttgttagaaaatatatctgcattattcctttagttttgttctatctcacctgatttcgtttcgtttcgtttcgtttcgtttcgtttcgcaaaatagtgtAAGCCTTCAGTTTTCACTGACTGATCGACTAAGGCCTTAAAGCATAGCATGATAGGCTGTCGTATGCTTAATGTTCTTTCTTGCATACAAAATTGAAACTTCCTCCTCAGCGCTGAATCTGACTCTTCAATAACTGTAACTCTCTCGTAATAGCAGCCGAGTGTTTTATCCACGCGTGAAGCACGTAACACTCCTGTCACACaatagcctacgtgtagccgtaccctcccccgccAAAGTGAAACGGAAGGTAGGGTTCCCTCGCCTCCTTTCCACCCTGCAGGGGAGGgtgcggctacacgtaggctagtCACGCAACACGTAGTAAGGTGTGCTTGTCACGTGATCAACAAGGTTGCGAACTTATTTCGAAACGTGATCACATGCACCATCAGTAAGTCACAGTCGCTGAGAGGAGGGCATAACATGGATCCAGGCAGCTTTGAAAACATCAGGCGGGCTGTTAAAGAACAACATTTCAAGGATCGTAAGGTAGAGGCACTGAAATCGAGCCTGTCTTGTGCTTATGGATATCTATCTGGCGAACAAGTCGCTCTACTTATTGCCGAATTTACGTTCGATGATGCGAAGTCGGATGCTCTTGATGCTTGTGCTCCACGCATGTACAGCATTACATGTTCTCAAGCTGCATCTATACTCCGTGCTTTCGACTTCAAAGATCGCAGAATGAAAGCTATGGAAGCGATCTCGCCCCACATCACCGACAATGACTTATCAGCACTGGAAAGcgcttttaaatttccagaTGAAAAAAGGAGAGCGAAGGAAATTCTTATGAATCGTCGGCAACCGGGATTTCCACCTCAACCAGGGCCATGCCCGGGTGCGGGGTTTCCGGGTGCGGGGTTTCCGGCCCCGGGTTTCCCTGGGATGCCAACACCCCAACCTGGAGCCTACCCACCACCAGTGCCAGGAGGCTCACCTTACCCTGGATCAGCACCTTTTGGAGGAATGGGAAATCCTTATGCATATCCTGGTCCTGGAGTGGGTCCTCCACCGTATCCAACTGGCACGGCCCCACCTCCTCCACCTGATGGTGGCCTTGGTGCTGTGGTGCATGGAGTTCTAGGAGGCCTATTAGGACCTCGTCATCCACCCCACGGTAATCACCCATACCCGCCTCCACGCTGAACCGTCAGAATGAGTGGTTATACTTCACTGTTCTACTTCATGACTGATTTAATTAACTTTGAGTTTTACTTTCAAACTGTTCCAGATTAAAAAAATCGCAAGTCAAGCTAACTAGCATAAGCAGTGTTTGTTGTCCAGCTTTAAAGCTGTTTACAGAGGAACACCAATAGCAAGATTGACTGAGAACTGTTCAAACGGAtaccaaattttaaaatactttgctCGATTTTTAACTATTTCGAATACAACGAATGACATCATTAAGTGCCATACGGTAGGTGGTTGACGAAGTAGCGGAGCGAACCTCTACTGTTGTGTTTCGATACATGATAATTGGTTTCACCTCGGGATTTGTTTCGAACGAATCAGTCCTTAGGGAGCaaacgttttttatttttaaccttttaggCAGTGGTTTATCTTGGTATTAGTACTCCATTTTAGAAGAACGAAAATTATAATGCAGCATAATGGTATTGAATTATTTAAATTAATGAAACGAAATGAGATCGTTTCAGCTTCCTGCTGAGTCTGCCAGATCATTGACGTTAAAGATACGtctatttttttcaggtgaacCTGTCCACGGTAGAAAGTCAATGACGTAAttaagtgaaatatttcttttccctttttttttcttcttgttttagGAACGCTTTTAAACGTCCCCGTTAGCTCTGTACCCGTGCACGTACAAATCACCGAATGTCGCTCATGTTATCAGTACATTCCTTAATTGTTGTCCAAATTTTCATCTATGATAAAAATCTAGTTTTTTAAATACGAGAATAAAAATGATATTGTAGTCAATGATCGTCTTTGATTATACTATTTTCTGTGCTTATTTTGAAGCAAAACTTGTCGAATATGTATTCGCCATTTTTAAAAGTCATTCCACCTGTAGTCACGCAATAGTTATCGGGGCAAACGGCACTTGCTCTGCAAGCAGGAATTTCGTTACCAGCTTACAATACCTGCTCAAATAAAGCAACTTCTTTGGTCATTTTGGGGGAGTAATTTcataaaggaaaatcaaatgCCGTAAAGTAGGGAGGACAGTGGGGTTGTGATATAGCGATATTGGACAATATTCCTTGCGGTATCTGGAATGCggatttttattgaaaattctgCTCACAGCCCTCCACCGTTTTCCGGTCTTCGTTTGTTTTGGAAACGGGCTGAAACTGGAACTCAAACAGCATGAAGATTCTCGAATCCGTCACGCGagttttaattgttatttttgtgtCGTTTTCCCGAAACGTAACGCACCGAGTGGTTTCGGGACGATATCGAGTTCTGTCCTCGCGAAGGTATATTATTCCAAAATCAAATCATCACTTAACATTTGGAACAGTCGATGAGTTTTCATGGATTTTTCTCGAAGGCCTGATAAATTTCTCTACCCTTTCCCTGAAAGGAAGGGGAAATATTTCAGTCATTATAAAGTAAACTTAAAACGTCTCTCAATTCCTCTCGGCTCCATCTGATTTGTTTGCGGGTGGGTGTATTAAAGATAACACTTCGTCAGAAGTTTCAACATAATTCTTCTCACTCCTCGACTCATATGGACCTTACTGGATAACCAGAGCGTTTTAacatctaaaaaataaaatagaattatTATTGCGTGACAATTCAACTGCATATCACATGAATAAGAAATTTCGCGCCTAGATGGCAAGCTAGATTCCAGTTTTCCTCCTTTGAACAATGCGAAATGTGAGGAATACACATCTGAAGAATACACTTAATAGAGTGAGTAACTTCGTCCGTTGCTTATAAACAATAGGGGGCTAAAATAATCAGCCTTCTCTATAAAATGCAGTGTAAAATAGTGCTTCTGCAGGGCAGCAAAAAGTCTGAAAAGATACCTGGCTAGGTTACATTGAAAATATACCTATACCTATTTTGGGGGAGTAATTTCATGAAGGAAAATCAAATACCGTAAAGTAGGGGGACAGTAGGGTTTGTGGTATAGCGATATTGGACAATATTTCTTGCGGTATCTGGAATGCggatttttattgaaaattctgCTCACAGCCTTCCACCGTTTTTCGGTCTTCGTTTGTTTTGGAAACGGGCTGAAACTGGACCTCAAACAGCATGAAGATTCTCGAATCCTTTACGCGAgtttaattgttatttctgtgtCGTTTTCCCGAAACGTAACGCACCGTGGAGTGGTTTCGGGACGATATCGAGTTCTGTCCTCGCGAAGGTATATTATTCCAAAATCAAATCATCACTTAACATTTGGAACAGTCGATAAGTTTTCATGGTTTTTTCTCGAAGGCCTGATAAATTTCTCTACCCTTTCCCTGAAAGGAAAGGGAAATATTTCAGTCATTGTAAAGTAAACCTAAAAGGTCTCTCAATTCCTCTCGGCTCCATCTGATTTGTTTGCGGGTGGGTGTATTAAAGATAACACTTCGTCAGAAGTTTCAACATAATTCTTCTCACTTCTCGACTCATATGGACTTTACTGGATAACCAGAGCGTTTTAacatctaaaaaataaaatagaattatTATTGCGTGAAAATTCAACTGCATATCACATGAATAAGAAATTTCGCGCCTAGATGGCAAGCTAGATTCCAGTTTTCCTCCTTTGAACAATGCGAAATGTGAGGAATACACATCTGAAGAATACACTTAATAGAGTGAGTAACTTCGTCCGTTGCTTATAAACATTAGGGGGCTAAAAAAATCAGCCTTCTCTATAAAATGCAGTGTAAAATAGTGCTTCTGCAGGGCAGCAAAAAGTCTGAAAAGATACCTGGCTAGGTTACATTGAAAATATACCTATACCTATTTTGGGGGAGTAATTTCATGAAGGAAAATCAAATGCCGTAAAGTAGGGGGACAGTAGGGTTTGTGGTATAGCGATATTGGACAATATTTCTTGCGGTATCTGGAATGCggatttttattgaaaattctgCTCACAGCCCTCCACCGTTTTCCATTCTTCTATTGTTTTGGAAACGGGCTGAAACTGGACCTCGACCTAGAATAATCGGCCTTCTTTATAAAATGCAGTGTAAAATAGTGCTTCTGCAGGGCAGCAAAATGTCTGAAAAGATGTCTGGCTAggttaaattgaaaatatatctaaATTTGCTCCACTTTTTGTCACCTTGTATCAGAATGAAG from Pocillopora verrucosa isolate sample1 chromosome 14, ASM3666991v2, whole genome shotgun sequence carries:
- the LOC131794862 gene encoding COUP transcription factor 2-like, which codes for MTDSFRTEFFQRSPVLSPTTLKPVWGDCLVCGDRGTGKHYGIVACEGCKGFFKRSVRKNLNYSCQGNGACPVDKIHRNRCQRCRLNKCLTMGMKKEAVQCERKPLIKSVEDSSGENHTRSASLSPTNQSMHSVFLEKTESPCFTPNSPLASSPVNGTPQMSLSQFLSSDQNDCILNPEHLQFKLNPPTLGVSTLSMEYVYEIATRLLFLTVDWARSIQAFRSLDNNDQLVLLQSTWSDLFMLGVAQCSSSFPLSPLLTLAASHMEQSEGGGDRKSPVQTKEPNMVEKIMSVKDLLFSLEKLELDSVEYAFLKTIVLFNADCSSLKNPKQVERLQEKAHCALKLYVEKQRPSNPERFAKILLRLPATRVLTQRAAEELFFSPLIGTVRIESIMNNIISNSLTF
- the LOC131794829 gene encoding uncharacterized protein; protein product: MDPGSFENIRRAVKEQHFKDRKVEALKSSLSCAYGYLSGEQVALLIAEFTFDDAKSDALDACAPRMYSITCSQAASILRAFDFKDRRMKAMEAISPHITDNDLSALESAFKFPDEKRRAKEILMNRRQPGFPPQPGPCPGAGFPGAGFPAPGFPGMPTPQPGAYPPPVPGGSPYPGSAPFGGMGNPYAYPGPGVGPPPYPTGTAPPPPPDGGLGAVVHGVLGGLLGPRHPPHGNHPYPPPR